The Helianthus annuus cultivar XRQ/B chromosome 15, HanXRQr2.0-SUNRISE, whole genome shotgun sequence genomic sequence TTATTGTATATTAGTCGGTGTAAACCTCAAGTGAAGTTTTGTTGACATCAATAACATGTGTTTAATGGTTCTGTTCGAATTGGCGTAACGACAAATCAGAGAAACACATTGCGTTATTCAAATTAAAGCTAGCAGTTATGAGATGGCTAGTATACTacgttaaaaaaaacaaacaattttcttcttcttctagaCGACATCTTTTTCTACAAATGTTGTCCACAtactgcagacattttacctcttaaaaaacaaactgCACCTAAATACTGCATGAATTGTTGAAACTTGGTTTAAAACGAGTAAAAAGtatgatttaaaatttattaaaaaattaaGTTAAACGACAATTATCTTAGATATTTCCTCCAAAATTTGTCATGTGACTCATTTCCTACAAATGAACTTAAAAATCAATGAATCTTGAATCTCAATCAAGTCTTCTCAACAAGTAGTCCACCTGCACTTCCTTAGTCAACGGCATGATCCACTCCCCGTAAACATCCGCAACCAAGCTCGGGTTTATTTTGTACACCGGTTCTGTCGCGTCTTCCCCAAACCCGACCCTCACCACTTGCCCGAAAGTCATGGTTTTAGTTTTCACTCTATTCTTAATTGCATCTTCCACAGCCGGGTACGTTAACAAATTCATTAGCTTTTCTCTGTCCTGCAAATATAATTACTGTATGAAACTGAAATGTAAGTACTTTGGTTGTGCATAAGAGATTAATTCTTACTTGTGCTTTAATGGCAGCTTCATAATCAGCAGGTGAAGCTCGGAATTTGGCTTCGGCTACAAACTTACCATAGTGAATTCTTTTAGAGAGAGCCTGTAAAAAATATATACCTTGCCTTACACTTTTTTGAACATAAACGTAATCTAACTTGTTTAGTAGCTAAATATATTAAAGTGTTTTGAATTATTCCGACCCATTCATTATACGGGTTCATCTGGATCCGCTCAAATTAAACAACGGTCAATTTGGGTCTACTCAAATTAAACAATGGGTCAAAACAGACCATTCTAATAAAACTTGCTAATTTAAAACGGGTCAGCACCACCCACGACCAAAGTTTGTCGCCACCACCAACTCCTCATTTTAGAGAATGGATTTCTATAGTGTAGGTATGCTGACAATCCGCctcgcttgcggtatgcgcatataatgtatatatgtgtgggccatcggggggcaaaagtgaaagtgcactaattttaacgttattttactaatttcgtgaaaatatcGTTAAAAGCtaaggacggttaatcatgcatcatgtggtggcgttgatagctgaaagacaaaagggtaatGCGCTAATCGGTCTTTGCCCCGATTGCAGAGTGTTATGTGTCTTGtttccaaggcttgatgcaaaactactatcgagctgggggtctcactggaagcagtctctctatttcTACGGGGTAGAGGcaagactgtctacatcttaccctcctcagaccctacctttgctttgctgttggtgggatttactgagtatgatgatgaggTATGCTGACAATAATATATAATTGACCCACTTACGAAGAAAAAGATAATTCTTAGTTCTTACGGCATCCTTTAAACGTGTACCTGCAAGCAGTTGGAGTCACATGTGGCTGCTGATCCGCAATTACCATCATTTCCTTCTTTGACTAGCCTAGGGAGAAGGTCTTTAAAGTATATATCCCATACTTTGTTGTTAATATTAATATCATTAGCACAAGAATGCAACACCTACATATCATGATATAAAGAAAACTGATTTAAGTACATATCtaaacataaataaacagtaAACCGATTACGTAACCCTCGTTACCTGAGGGTACTGCAAAGGTGGTAACAACGGGTCAGGTAAGTCATTTGGGAAGAATGGATGCTCATCAGGACTCATGTATCTTCCAACCTGTTAAAAAACGGCAGTTATGTTTATACAATGACTTGATATAATGATAATCTATATGTAATGACAATGTCAGTTTGTGGTTTGAATTACCTGAGCATAGACCTTTTCGGTTTCTTTGACCATAAACTCGACCAAAGAACCCTGGAAGCCATCCATGAAGAAAGCATTAGGGTCATATGCGTCCTCGTTGTAACAATATTGTGCTCTTTCCAAAAGACTAAATATAATGCTATCTTCCTGTCGAATTAAAGAACTTCTAATACCATCAAGAGTATAGACCTCGCTCTCATCCACCCTAGTCTCGCTCTTTGACCTACAAGAAAAGATGTTAATTTTTTATAAAATGATGCGACGCATGCGCAGCATTGGGAAAAGACTTTGGGCTAATTTAAACTTGTTTGACTCGTTCTCTTTTTCTTTAGCTAATATGTTAACTTTGACCCGTTCGGAACAAAACAAAAACCCAAATCAACATTAAACGAGGCAAATCTGTCTCTACTTGTGGGGAATGCCAAATGGCACGCCTTGATCGTCGCATTTAGACACACACGATATAGGCCTAAGACTGTCTGTAGGGGGTTGGCGCCCATGTCCACATCAACACCAGGGGCGCCAAACACCATGCCAAGTTGGCGTTAAGGGGGGCCttgaaaaagagagagaaaaataGTTGTGTTTTTAGTTAAACCATTACAAAGTTTTTGACGGAAAAGTTAGTGAGAGCCCCATGCCTACCTACTTGGCACTCACTTTTTCACTTTTTTAACTTTCAAGGGGGCCTTGAAAAAGAGATAGAAAAGTAGTTGTGTTTTTACTTAAACCATTACACAGTTTTGACGGAAAATTTAGTGAGAGCCGCATGCCTACCTACTTGGCCCTcactttttcactttttttttttttttgaacggctaacgaATCCTTAAAATgagctactggcgaaattcaccacatcgggatacactttTTTCACTTTTAAGGGGCCttgaaaaagagagaaaaatagTTGTGTTTTCAGTTAAATCATTACACAGTTTTGACGGGAAAGTTAATGAGATCCCCATACCTACCTATGTGGCACTCACTTTTTCACTTTTTAATAAAGACACAACACATAAGTATAATGGGATGGAAGATAATCCACTTTTCATGCAAACATATttagtttctttctttttttttctattcCGAATAGCAAACTAATCTACTCCTTAATTCTACTTACAAACCCATATTGAaaagtcaaagtttgactttGATGGTCAGAATTTATCCATTATCCACTCGAAAATTGATGGTCAGAAAAGTCTTTTAAATACGATTTACCCATCCAAATAGTGTACTATCATCATGTGAACATTTCAGGATTAAACTGAAAATAACCCTCAAATATTTATGTCAATTTGAAAAATACACTACTTATAAAACCCcaaaatcaaatcaagaattaatTCCTATAAAAAAGATTGATGAATAACTACCCGAATGAAGTAGCAGATGCCTGAACAGATTGAAGACCGGTCTTCAAAAACCCTAAATTGGGGGTCTGCAGGTTCCAATTCTTCCACATTGGAGGCCGAAATGTAGCGAATGGTTTGGGGAAATGGGCTTTGGAGATGAAGGGAGAAAAGGGGGATCTTAGTAGGGTAGCTTCCATTGAAATTGAACAACAAACAAGTGAATCACGTACAGAGAAGACAATCAACAGATCTTTAAGGATTTTCAGCTGTGGGTGGGATCACGGAATCTTGGTGGGGTTATGTAGAAACTAACGGTCGGGTTTGGAAACACCGGActcaaattctttttttttttcagaaaatttGGATCACCGACGGACCACTCGAATATCATCGTGTCACGAGTGAAACCACccaatcatatccatctccactataCAACAATTCAAGAGGAAATCCAGTAAACCCAGAAAAGCCCCCTTAgaagaatcgaacccaggacctatttaGAGCGTTCATTTGTGGTTTGATAATGTCCTCAACACCACAATGCCCCCAACACCACTTTTGTGGGTTTTATAGGGACATGAAAAGGGATGAGCACTTCTAGTATAATGTCCGATGAGaaaaaaaattggaaaataatGATAGAATGAGTGCATTAATGGGCGTTAGCCATTACATAAATTTTTTAAGGGAATTATGATGTTGATGCGGCAGAAAATGCCTATTATGGGGCATTAACCGTTACGAATGGCCTAAGGCTGGatggtgtggtataaagcccctagAGGCTTTATAATGCCAAGTCAGCGACACCTCATATGGGGAGGCTTTAAAGCATCTTCATTTAACATCTTTGCAATAGTTTAAAGCTCTCATCATCAT encodes the following:
- the LOC110912348 gene encoding chorismate mutase 1, chloroplastic, translating into MEATLLRSPFSPFISKAHFPKPFATFRPPMWKNWNLQTPNLGFLKTGLQSVQASATSFGSKSETRVDESEVYTLDGIRSSLIRQEDSIIFSLLERAQYCYNEDAYDPNAFFMDGFQGSLVEFMVKETEKVYAQVGRYMSPDEHPFFPNDLPDPLLPPLQYPQVLHSCANDININNKVWDIYFKDLLPRLVKEGNDGNCGSAATCDSNCLQALSKRIHYGKFVAEAKFRASPADYEAAIKAQDREKLMNLLTYPAVEDAIKNRVKTKTMTFGQVVRVGFGEDATEPVYKINPSLVADVYGEWIMPLTKEVQVDYLLRRLD